ggaggagccggccgccgcgaagATGATCATGGAGAGCAGCGACAGGCACGCGATGGCCACGCAGAACACGACGTCGCCGCCCGCGACGCCCGCGGCCAcgacgccgctgctggccatctctctctctctctctctctctctctagagcTTGCTCGACCAGCGTGGAGCTCAGCGGATGGAGACGGCGAGCCGTAGCGGCCGGTCGCGGGTTATAAAGGCGGATGGGCCCGGGGCGGGGCGCTGCGGCTGATTAAATGCGGAGGCGCGGCCGCTGTcgcgatcggcggcggcggcggcggacaggtGACGCACGGGGAAGCTTCCACGCGCGCCCAGCCAGGGCCAGCGCCGGTCGGATAAAACCAGGTGCTCCGACACGGCGTTGCAACCGGCGACAATTAGGTTCGCGAAACGATACAAAAATACTACTTTTTTATTGTTTTGAAATACCTTTTTATTATTATGTTCATTCTTTTCTCAATTGAAACAAGGCATTCTAATTGGAGGGCTAGTGCTCCAAATCTCCAATAATGGAGGGGACAGATTGGTATTCCGTTTGGTTGGATGATGATGAAGGCGGTTTCGTTTGGACCCGTAACTGCAATTTGATTGACCCTATTAATTTATAGTAAATAACGTTTTATTAGAGAAAAAAATTGGCAAGGATCATTTATCAGTGATTTATTGGCCTCGGTAATTTCGCTGTACCAAGTCTTCACGTACCCGGCCGGGCCAGCACACAGATTTGACACGAGAAGCTGGGCTGGACCCTCAAGTCAAGCCTCTTTACCACCCAGAACAGAACAGAGGTTTGACATTCTTCAGGGCTCTAGGCTTGGACCTGCCGGACGGTCACCTTGGCCGGCGCGTGGCGTTCAGGACCGACGACTCGGCTCGCCGGTAGGCAGCGCGGAGATGCATGAGAGGCTCCCCACTCCCCAGGGCAGTGCAGTCTCCGCGCGGTGCTTGGTTGACTAGAGAGGaggatggcggtggcggcaacCGTACGCCGGGCATGGCGGCAGGGCAGTGCGCGTGGTGCGACACCGCTCGGATTCCGGACGCGTGTCCACGAGATTCATTCCTGGGGGCGAAGAAATCAACCAAACAGTAAGAAATTATATTTGACattaatttttgaaaataagATTGAACGGccaaatttgaaatttaaaaagATCTTTgtttgaggaggaggaggatgcttGGAGTggaacacaagaaaaaaaattggatttgCACGGAGGTCGTGCTCGGATATATTTTTAGACGCATTCATGCGTGCTCTTTTGTTCCCTCTAAGCGCACGCAAGTTCTCACCTTCACTTGCAATTACCCTTTGCTTTTAACCTCGCTAAGAAATAAGTAATAATCTTGATGTTCTTTCTTACCCGGGCATGGTTCTCTTATTTACTATCTGGGTGGGTCCAAAACGTGATTTTCGTTTACAAGCATTCGCCCGTCATCGGCGACCTTCGTTGACCATAGTTCTTGTTTCCCCTCTCTATATTGCAAGAGGATATTTAGCTCGGTTCACCTCTGACGGGATATTAGCTTCCCTGTCATCAGGGGCGAAGCTCAGTTCAAGCCTTCAAGGCGGTGGGTGCAGCTGCACCCCAAAAAAGAAAATTCAGCTTTTAAACTTAAATTTTGACCTTATAAGCACCCCCTCGACCCAATATTCTGCACCCTTAGACTTAGCAGTACAGCAATAGTCTTGTTGcaccttttctatttttctctagcTTCGCCACTGCCTGTCATCCCTCTCGTTTTCATCTAATCTCTTACCTATGTGTGCCTCCTATTTTCTCGTAGGAAGACTCATGGTGCACTAGTTTGTCGTATGCTGCATGCTGCTCGTAAATGGTTGGTGTTGTAGTCCTTAGTTTGTGTTACTTCTTATTTCATTGCATTGCAAGCTATCCTTTGGTGGGCAAGAGGTTGAGGCTAGCGAAACCACTAACCATGCGTGGAGTTAGTTTGTGTCACTTCCTTTTTCATTGCGAGCTATATCCTTTGGCGAGCAAGAGGGTGATCGAGATTAGCGTATCCATATGCGCGGAGCGGCATCACCAATGATTTCTCCCCATGTGGcacggggaggagagagagaagggaagacCTCTATCCATGGTCAATGAACGGTGGAACCAGTACAGCCAAATGAATGGTGGAACCAGTACAGCCAAATTGATAATACGGTGATAAACCGTGGTTTAAAATTGCACAAGGTTAATTTTGTCTGATTTTAATAGATTAATATGAAACAAAATCAAAAGTAATTTATTCTAAATTAGAAAATTTTGAAGCAggtaccaatttttttttctaaaattgtATCCTGTCTGTTAttgatttatttgaattttatttgttcaaaaataataggcataactataAACAAATACATAATAGGAATATCAGAAAAATGGATTTGAATACCTGAGAAGTAAAGTGCCAATACACAggtaacattttttttgaaaagttatggtactagtttcatatttttttatttaaaatgaattattacatataatttttttcagtataaatatttttaaaatagaaaACCACCTTTGAACTACCGTTAGGGCCAAACTTGTCCTGACAGTTGGTGACCTTAATTATCTGATTTATCGTTAAAAGttaaaaatcaaaattttatgctaatttaAGGATATAATGTCATATAATACTTTAAGGATAGAAGCAGAGAGATTATAGCTTGTCCATTGTTTGGATTTTTGTTTCAAAACAAGTGGTGGTGTGAGAAGGGATAAAAGTAAAACACTAGGAGAGAAGAAGTCCATCTCGGAATTTAATCTGTAGTTTATACTTTATACCGAATCGCACTTCTGTTTGGATTATGCAATTCGGTTTGATATATTGATACATATAGGCCGCGGGTTCTTGCTTGCCAACTCTCCAAGCAAACCCCTCAAGCGGTCAAGCCAAAGGCCCCGACTTTACTGACACGGTGTACTCCAACTCGACTCATCTCGCCCGCAACCCCCACTTCCTCTCTACACGGTGTACTCCAACTCGACTCATCTCGCCCGCAACCCCCACTTCCTCTCTCtcggaaaaagtctatatcatcCCCTCAACTATGGGATTGGTCTACATAACCCCTCAAACTATGAAATCGTCTATATCacccctgaactttccaaaaaccggtcaaattacccctaaatcagttttgaaaaatcatagtaaatcacagaaaatcataaatagaaaatcaaattgtgttagactccaaatgagtagatctacacaatgaacatataatatggtatgctttagtacaatttttttgctgtagctttagatctatgtttttcttcatagctataaaaattgtactaaagcataccatattatattcattgtgtagatctactcatttggagtatAACACAatttgattttctattttatgatttttctgtgatttactatgatttttcaaaactgattTAGGGGTAATTGACCGGTTTTTGGAAAGTTCAGGGAGTGATATAGACGATTTCATAGTTTGAGGGGTTATGTAGTCCAACCCCATAGTTGAGGGGGTGATATGgagtttttccctctctctccgtCTCTCCCTCCGCGAGTTCGATTccaaccggcggcggcgagatgaAGGTCACGGTGATGACCGCCGACGAGCAGATTCTCTCCCTCGACGTAGACCCCGACGAATCCGTAAGCTCGCCCGCCCCGTCCTCCCTCCGCCTCAACCCCATGTTGAGGGGGTGGGGTTTCCTCTTTCCGTCTCTCCCCGCGAGTTCGATTccaaccggcggcggcgagatgaAGGTCACGGTGATGACCGCCGACGAGCAGATTCTCTCCCTCGACGTAGACCCCGACGAATCCGTAAGCTCGCCCGCCCCGTCCTCCCTCCGCCTCAATCTATCTGCTCTCGGCTGGCCGGTTTCGCTGAATTTGGCGATGAATCTGCGACGAGAGCTGGAAATGATCTGGAATTTTGGAAGGGGTGAGCCCGCGTTTTGAAAGGCGATGCGCAATTCGGTCATCGTAGCGTGATTTCTCGTGTTTAGGCGTACAGATTGGTGggatcttttctttttccttgctgTAATTCTGGTGGTGGTTGGCTCTGTATCTAGATGTCCGTCCGATCCCCTTCGGCGTGTTGAATTCTACCTGCGTCATGTAGCTGCCTTGAGCTTCGATGCGAAAGCTGCGATTTTTCTGCTTCGTTTGGCTAAATCGTGCGGCCTACGTGCTTGCAGGTGGAGAATCTAAAGGCGCTTCTCGAGGTGGAGGTGAGCTGGGGCTGGGACCTTGCTTGAGCTTCCTGTTTGAAGAAGCTTGGCCGCCACTTGTTTGATCTCACATTGTTGGTTTTGGGTATTTGTGTGGACAGACTCGTGTCCCATtgcggcagcagcagcttcaCTTCAATGGGAAGGAGATGCAGAACTCAGAGAAGCTCAGCTCCATTGGGGTCCAGGATGGTGATCTTGTCATGATGCTCCCCTCAAATGAAAGGTGTACTTCTTGGCCTTTCTAGTGTTCAAGTAGATTAATTGCGCAGCCTATAATTGTTGCTTTCGTAAGGGGCTTTCTTGAGAGGTGGAACAAGATTCCTGTCATTTTGCTTATTTGTGATCTAATGCTTTTGGCCTTATTAGGTGCTACGTTACCTAAAGTTGTCCATTAATTTCTAGCACAAGAAAAGGGCTTAGGTTGTTACAGTAAATGATTTCTTATACTTTTTGGTGTCCACGTGATTTGCTTTTCTGTAGTTTAGTTTGCCTATTGGACATCTTTATCAAGACTTAGAATGGGATCCGTTGAAGAGATGCAGTCGCTTTTCTTAGCTTATCTAAACTAAAAAAACAGATGCCACAATAGTATCAATGCATATCAGCATGGTATTGAAAGACgacgacaacaacaacaacaacaacatagccttttttcccaagcaagttggggtaggctagagatgaaacccaaaagaaataagttcaaggttcaggcacattgatagctagtctccaagcgctcctatccaaagctatctctttagagatattccaatccttaaggtctctcttaaccgactcatcccatgtcagtttaggtctacctctacccctctttacattatcgacccgctcaagaaccccattacgcaccggcgcctcagaaggccttcgttggacatgtccaaaccatctcagccgatgctgggtaagtttctcctcaattggtgccactccgaccctatcccgaataacttcgttccggactagTGATTTTTTGCGAAACATTTTTTGCGAAACATTTTTTGCGAAACTTTGGATTAGTGGATTGGAATCATATTGGAAACACATGCAATAACTTTTCTTAGTTCAACTAATCTCAAGAATCTGAATGCCATCAAAGCACCAATGCTTTCTCCTAATTGTCTTGGCCAAAAAATTTCAGGGCCTCTCAGGATGTTGTAAAGTTAAATCCTGATGGAACTGCTGCTAATCCTCAAGCTTTTCAACAGCATGTTCGAGGTGATTCACAACTTATGGCACAGCTCCTTCAGGTAAAGTTTTCTTCTTTCCTCATTTATTTACTaacatgcattaattgcagaCAACATGCTCTCATAGAACAACATTCTCTTGATTGCAGAGTGATCCGCAACTAGCACAAGCTATTCTTGGAGACAGCATCAATGAACTACAGAATATACTACGCTCCCGCCACCAACAGAGAATGGAATTGAAACGCAAACAAGAAGAAGAGCTTGTGAGAATCTCTTTGTTGATTTTCTTGCATTGTCTTAATACAAAAGCTATGCTActttaaattttattttcagCTGTTTCATATGAAAGGTTATTGAATCACTCTATGCCTTTGAAGAAAATATCTCTTGCTGCTTCCTATACACTTGGAAACCTTGCAAATTCTATAAGATTCATATGTTTCACCACGTCGCGGCTTGTTTTTCATGTTCACTTGCTTAGCTAACTTGTTAGTAGGTCAAGTGATTAATACATTTTCTTTTTGTAGGCTTTATTGTATGCCGATCCTTTTGATGTCGAAGCTCAGAAGAAAATTGAAGCTGCAATTCGGCAGGTAGGCATTACTTTCTCAGGACAACACATATTGGTTATGTCAATGTTTCTTTCTTTCATATGTCACTGGAAAAAAACATTACATATGATGAATATCATTACATGCACATCTAGAGGTTAAGGAGGCTTAAATAATGTGCACAGTGCACTACAAAAAAGAATAACAATAAATGATCAGGCTAGTATGATGTAGTGAAGGAATGTGCATAGAGGAAAAACATTTCCTTCTTCACGCATCATACTTCTGCTAGATTCTTGATTAAATTATTTAGTTGCCACCACAACATTTTGTTTTATATACTGTAGTAGTGCCAAAAGCTTTGTTGTGTCTTGAGTCCTGCCTGTAATTTATACTTTCTTCCTCTGAGAATTTATTAAGTTACATATTTGATATTGTTGTTTCTTGTCAAATTCAATATTTCAGAAAGGCATTGATGAAAATTGGGAGGCTGCCCTAGAGCACAATCCTGAAGCATTTGCTCGAGTGGTGTGTTTTACTCTCAGTTCATTCCTCTTGTTTATCATTTTTTGCTGAAGAAGAGTATTCTCCTACTCTATGTTCTATGCTTTGTAGTACTCATTAATGAAGCAGTATTTGTTTCATACCAGGTAATGCTGTATGTGGATATGGAGGTCAATGGGGTACCCTTGAAGGTATGAAAATTATCTCATATATCTGTTCCAGTATAATCAATTTAGCACTAACTATTCTTAGAACAGTGTTTTCGTATGAGATTCTAAATATCAGAAAACTAGCATATACTTTGCTGCCAAGTCCTATTGAATTTAATGTTGGTAACTTAACTGATATACTTGGTAATAATACTATCTACCCCAATGATCTTATCATGATTGTAACTTTTCCTTGCTATGTCTTCTCCTCATGGACTTGGATTGGTTGAATTATTAGGATACAACAATGATTGTGATCTTATCTTTTCTTTCATCGGCAGGCCTTTGTCGACAGTGGAGCACAGTCAACTATCATATCAAAAAGTTGTGCTGAACGTTGCGGGTATGATTATAAATAAATAGTTGACTGGAACTATTCCAAATTATATTTGTAATACCATGTTTTTTTGTGAACAGTTAGAAAAGACCAAGAGCATTACATAGCAACAGTAGTTTGTCAAGCATCATGGAGTTTTACTATTTAAAGAGGATAACATATTTACGCGGTTTATTATAATTTAGGATATTACTCTATTTTTATGATGATACTGTCCTCGTCTTTAACTTCATAGTTACAGAATAAATTTCATCTAATTAGTTCCGTTTTTTATGTTCAAACCACACCTTTCATTTTTAGTTTCAACTTTGTTTCTCTATGTTCAATGAATAATTGATAAGAAATAACTCGCtactctcctgcgtgttcgagaaaaaaaaactcgctACTTCTTGACAGTGAACGTTAATGTACAGTCGTAGTATGCAGATACATCACATCTTGTAATGCATTTATGCAGGTTGTTGAGGCTTCTTGATCAGCGGTACCGAGGGGTTGCTGTTGGAGTTGGTCAATCAGAGATACTGGGAAGAATACATGTCGCTCCAATAAAGGTATGTTTGATTGATATGATTTCACTGGTTTTACAAATTTTCATTTAAGACTTGCAACAGCATGACTTCAAGCATGCTGCAATATTATTTGAGTCATTTATACATGCAATTTGAAGACAATTATTACCAAATTCGTCTCttgagaagaaaaataaatgaaatTGTTTGTTTGTGAATAACTTGGTTCTTGAGATTGATGAACCAAAGCCAAACCCCCATATTTGTGGAAGCCATGTGTACACTCCTACTTGGAATACAAGAGACTTTAGTGCCTTTCTTGTATGTAATAGATACACATATACCATATCAATTTGTTCAAACTACATTGACTAACAGCTCATGTTTGACAGATTGGGCATCTCTTCTATCCTTGTTCTTTCACTGTATTGGATGCCCCCAATATGGAATTCCTATTTGGGCTTGATATGCTGCGAAAACATCAGGTAATTGCATGAGTTATTTTTGGACCAGGTCATTTAATTTGACTGATTACGCCTCATCTGTTTTCATTGTCCTACCCAGTGCATGATTGACCTAAAGGACAATGTTCTTAGAGTGGGAGGTGGTGAGGTTTCAGTGCCCTTCTTACAAGGTCAGTAGATTTTCTAGATCTCAATGATGTTATACTGAAATAAGCTACTCCTACTGAAGAAGCTAGAACATTAGATATTCTTAAATTTCCCTACATTTTCATCTGATTATTCACATAATCAATTTGTAAGTTTCAATTCACCAATCAGTCTACTGCTGTATCTTCAGAGAAAGACATCCCTGCACATATACGAGATGAAGAGAAATTATCTAAGTTAGCATCTTCTCCCGGCCAAGCAACTGGAGTAAGCAAACTCACAGCCTTTGCATGATGTAGCTTTTACATTTTCTTCAGCTAAGACTTGTACACTGGCATATCCTTATTTACTCGATATAATCCAGGAATCATCAAAGGCACGTGAGGGGACTCCTGATTTACCGCAACGAACTCCTACTGCAGGTTGGTTTGATTTTCTCTAGTACTTCAATGAACCCTGGGACTACTAGCTTCTGATAACTTTACTAATTAAGATCTACTACTTTATTTTTGCTCGCAGGAGCTCCAGTTGCGAATCCTCCACAGGTGAAGTCAAATCTTTCTTTATCTATTATCATTTGATGCTCACTGTCTTTACTGAATAACATGTCCTAACCATTTCTAGCAGGGAGGAGATTTCGAAGCAAAAGTCACGAAGCTCGTAGAACTTGGATTTGACCGAGCATCTGTAGTACAAGCACTCAAGCTGTTTAACGGGAATGAGGAGCAGGCTGCTGCGTTCCTCTTTGGTGGTTAGAATCCTAGGAACAGCCATTCTCGCTTTCTGTTTGCTCAACCCTTTCCCAGGGTTGAATATTGACTGATACAAAAGTGATTTAGGAGATGGTTTCCCTTTGGAAAATTGCTTGGCCAATGCAAAGGCTTGCATTTATAGACGCTCCATATTTTCTCTTGTTTCTGTGAACAAGCGTTCTTTCTTTCTGTACCTGATACATAGACTGATAGACACCTGAATGCAAACAGATTTGTGAAACTTTCTCTTGTTTATCTGCCGGGTTTGTGGGGTTTTGTGAGAACGAGACAAAAATGGTCCAAAAATCTTGTTCACTTTTGTGTCAAAATTGCTACTACCATAATATATGACGCCACTAACGTTTTCATTTGTTGACTGTCTTTTCTACAAATATGTATTTAGgcaaatagataaatctataggtTAAATTTAAggtactccatccgttccaaattataggtcgtttgattttttttatctcaaatttaaccacttgtcttattcaaaaatttgtacaaaatatcacttcttttgttgtggtttgCTTTATCATTATAAGGTCGttaagaatgacttaaatttgactatggttgtacaaattttataaataaaacaagTGGTCAAACTTAATGTCAAAAATGTCAAATGATGTTGtacaaattttataaataaaacaagTGGTCAAACTTAAGGTCAAAAATGTCAAACGACccacaatttggaacggaggaagtatCTTTGATGATAGGTGTAGTGGTAATTATGTTACTTTGTTTAACTAATTCATTAAATGAATATTGTTGGtaaaagtttgaaaaaaaattagtacAATAGAATATCCATGTGAATAAATAATAGGATTGGGCATTGGTTAGAACATTCACCAGTATTGCAGCATCCTTTCATCACTAGCTAAGAAGCTTGACTTGTCTAGCTGAACTTTCGAAAATTCATACAAATGTCAAAATTAACTTCAAGGTGTAACTTTTTTTATAACTATCTAGAAAGAGAATTTTACTGGTTAGTGAAAACCTGAATGTTCGTTGGATGGAGAATCCCAATCTAACCAACTTTAAGATTTTGTCTTGTTAGTTTTATTTCTTGTTGCGCAGCATGAGCAAAGAAGAcaataaaaaaaaactgagaCAGAATCACTTAAATTTGCTTATAATTTATTAAATCGTGGCCAAAATTCACAGCCTCCCTGCCTAACAAATCGAACCAATGACGTATCCTCTCTACACTTGCTGAGTCCTAAACTAATTCAAATTGAACCCTACACGCACGAGGAGCTCAACCAATCATCATCAAGCCATGGCCTTGACCACGAGTGGGCTCCTGACGAACTGCTTGCCGTTGGTCCAGACGAGCGCGCCGAACGAGTAGTCCTTGGCGAGCGCGGCGTTGTTCACCTGGAAGCTGACCTCGAAGCCCTTCTCCTCCCCCTTGGCGCGGAACTCGAGGATGCTGGGGGTCACCGTCACGTCGACGCCGGCGGGCTCGGTGACGAAGGCCCAGTAGGTGCCGGGCCGGCCGACGTTCTTGACCCGGCGGCGCgccgtggcgccggcggcggtcaCGTTGACGGCGGTGATGGAGGGGTAGTTGAGGTCGGCGATGCGGCGGGGCGCCTCGCCGGGGCACGTGTAGGGCCCGCCGTTGAACATGGCCATCACCGTGGCGTTGTATCGGAGCGCGCAGAGGAAGTCGAGGTAGTCGGCGTCGCCGAGGTCGTAGACGAGGCCGGGGTTCatggcgcgcgccggcgagacgTGGCCGGCGCCGAAGCCGAAGGGGCTCGACGGCAGCGAGGACGCGTTCTGGATCAGCTCGCCCTTGTTGTCCATCTCCAGCGCTGCAGCAGGGTGCATGTTACAGTCAGAGCTGCATCTCAGGGAGCGGTcatggctggcggcggcggcggtcgtccGCCCGGCGGCTTACCGGTGGTCATGATGGCCGACTTGATGGCGGCGGGGCTCCACTCCGGGTGGAGCGTGCGGAGGAGGCCGACGATGCCGGAGACGTGCGGGCACGACATGGACGTGCCGGACTCGGAGTTGAAGGCCACCCGGCGCAGGTCGAAGGCGAGGTCCGTCGGCGAGTTGGCCCGGGTCCACGCCGCGATCACGCTCACACCGGGCGCCGTGATGTCCGGCTGCAACACACAAATTAAACCATTATTAATTGCAAGTTAAGTTCACGACGATCGTTAGGATGGATCGTCGGTCAGTCGGAACGAACCTTGAGGATCTCTGGGGTGATGGTGTTGGGCCCCTGCGACGAGAAGGCTGCCATGAAGGGCGCCGGCTTCGTGCCGAGGACCGTCGCCGGCGTGGTGATGAAACCAGTCGGGTTCCTTGGATGATAGCAACAACAATGCCAAATTGTCAACGCCTCGTAAGAACACTACTGCTAGAGCCGTAGCAAATGGTCGATGTGCTGCCGGCCGGCTTACTTGGTGGAGTTGAGGTAGGAGTAGAGGCGCAGGCCGTCGCTGTACTTGATCTGCGTGGCCGGGAGGACGTGCGCGTCGGCGATGATCTCGTTGCCGGTGCTGGCGTCGTTGGCGAGCACCATCCCGGCGCCGTCAGCCtgcttcaccgcctcgccctTGGCCACCCGGGCGCTGATCCCGCGCAGGCACACCACGATCTTGCCCTTCACCTTCGCCGGATCCAGCGCCCCGATCATGCACAGTTGCCT
This window of the Panicum virgatum strain AP13 chromosome 1K, P.virgatum_v5, whole genome shotgun sequence genome carries:
- the LOC120678929 gene encoding keratin-associated protein 5-1-like, producing the protein MASSGVVAAGVAGGDVVFCVAIACLSLLSMIIFAAAGSSAGGGGGKRGRAGGPVFVSGKGCGCGACRAGAGVCGTYLA
- the LOC120679007 gene encoding protein DNA-DAMAGE INDUCIBLE 1-like isoform X5 produces the protein MKVTVMTADEQILSLDVDPDESVENLKALLEVETRVPLRQQQLHFNGKEMQNSEKLSSIGVQDGDLVMMLPSNERASQDVVKLNPDGTAANPQAFQQHVRGDSQLMAQLLQSDPQLAQAILGDSINELQNILRSRHQQRMELKRKQEEELALLYADPFDVEAQKKIEAAIRQKGIDENWEAALEHNPEAFARVVMLYVDMEVNGVPLKAFVDSGAQSTIISKSCAERCGLLRLLDQRYRGVAVGVGQSEILGRIHVAPIKIGHLFYPCSFTVLDAPNMEFLFGLDMLRKHQCMIDLKDNVLRVGGGEVSVPFLQEKDIPAHIRDEEKLSKLASSPGQATGESSKAREGTPDLPQRTPAGAPVANPPQGGDFEAKVTKLVELGFDRASVVQALKLFNGNEEQAAAFLFGG
- the LOC120679007 gene encoding protein DNA-DAMAGE INDUCIBLE 1-like isoform X3 — its product is MKVTVMTADEQILSLDVDPDESVENLKALLEVETRVPLRQQQLHFNGKEMQNSEKLSSIGVQDGDLVMMLPSNERASQDVVKLNPDGTAANPQAFQQHVRGDSQLMAQLLQSDPQLAQAILGDSINELQNILRSRHQQRMELKRKQEEELALLYADPFDVEAQKKIEAAIRQKGIDENWEAALEHNPEAFARVVMLYVDMEVNGVPLKAFVDSGAQSTIISKSCAERCGLLRLLDQRYRGVAVGVGQSEILGRIHVAPIKIGHLFYPCSFTVLDAPNMEFLFGLDMLRKHQCMIDLKDNVLRVGGGEVSVPFLQEKDIPAHIRDEEKLSKLASSPGQATGESSKAREGTPDLPQRTPTAGAPVANPPQGGDFEAKVTKLVELGFDRASVVQALKLFNGNEEQAAAFLFGG
- the LOC120679007 gene encoding protein DNA-DAMAGE INDUCIBLE 1-like isoform X2, which codes for MKVTVMTADEQILSLDVDPDESVENLKALLEVETRVPLRQQQLHFNGKEMQNSEKLSSIGVQDGDLVMMLPSNERASQDVVKLNPDGTAANPQAFQQHVRGDSQLMAQLLQSDPQLAQAILGDSINELQNILRSRHQQRMELKRKQEEELALLYADPFDVEAQKKIEAAIRQKGIDENWEAALEHNPEAFARVVMLYVDMEVNGVPLKAFVDSGAQSTIISKSCAERCGLLRLLDQRYRGVAVGVGQSEILGRIHVAPIKIGHLFYPCSFTVLDAPNMEFLFGLDMLRKHQCMIDLKDNVLRVGGGEVSVPFLQEKDIPAHIRDEEKLSKLASSPGQATGESSKAREGTPDLPQRTPTAGAPVANPPQQGGDFEAKVTKLVELGFDRASVVQALKLFNGNEEQAAAFLFGG
- the LOC120679007 gene encoding protein DNA-DAMAGE INDUCIBLE 1-like isoform X4, giving the protein MKVTVMTADEQILSLDVDPDESVENLKALLEVETRVPLRQQQLHFNGKEMQNSEKLSSIGVQDGDLVMMLPSNERASQDVVKLNPDGTAANPQAFQQHVRGDSQLMAQLLQSDPQLAQAILGDSINELQNILRSRHQQRMELKRKQEEELALLYADPFDVEAQKKIEAAIRQKGIDENWEAALEHNPEAFARVVMLYVDMEVNGVPLKAFVDSGAQSTIISKSCAERCGLLRLLDQRYRGVAVGVGQSEILGRIHVAPIKIGHLFYPCSFTVLDAPNMEFLFGLDMLRKHQCMIDLKDNVLRVGGGEVSVPFLQEKDIPAHIRDEEKLSKLASSPGQATGESSKAREGTPDLPQRTPAGAPVANPPQQGGDFEAKVTKLVELGFDRASVVQALKLFNGNEEQAAAFLFGG